One genomic window of Vibrio mangrovi includes the following:
- the gspI gene encoding type II secretion system minor pseudopilin GspI, with translation MKQAKGMTLLEVLIALAIFATASISIIKAVSQHVNTVQTLEEKMFAAMVADNQMARIMLAPETLAAQEGTEEMAGNTWYWKVTLIETSDDLLKAFDVSVSQTKSGPSVVVVRSYVANEAS, from the coding sequence ATGAAGCAAGCTAAGGGAATGACATTGCTGGAAGTGCTGATTGCATTGGCAATCTTTGCGACAGCGTCGATCAGTATAATCAAAGCGGTCAGCCAGCATGTGAATACCGTACAGACGCTGGAAGAAAAGATGTTTGCAGCGATGGTCGCTGATAATCAGATGGCTCGTATCATGCTTGCTCCCGAAACATTGGCTGCTCAGGAAGGAACTGAAGAAATGGCTGGAAACACCTGGTACTGGAAAGTGACATTGATTGAAACTTCTGATGATTTGCTGAAAGCATTTGATGTCAGTGTCTCCCAAACGAAGTCTGGCCCATCGGTTGTTGTTGTCAGAAGTTATGTTGCAAATGAAGCATCGTAA
- the gspJ gene encoding type II secretion system minor pseudopilin GspJ, translating into MLQMKHRNQGFTLIEVLVALAILASLTMAAYQVLNQVQRSNVVSKESEIRLGEIQKALAVMDSDFRQMASRQFRNQGEEPGAQLLWMQDGLLSSEGVGILFTRHGWVNPQMQFPRGDIMKVGYRLIEDRLERIWWRYPDTVAGDNGIGRPLLTQVESMSFRLYRNHQWVERWEDKGVLPEAISVKLTLKDYGQIERIYLVAGSELSLSNVSD; encoded by the coding sequence ATGTTGCAAATGAAGCATCGTAATCAGGGGTTTACTTTAATTGAAGTGCTGGTGGCTCTGGCAATTCTGGCGAGTCTGACGATGGCTGCTTATCAGGTTCTGAATCAGGTTCAGCGCAGTAATGTCGTGAGTAAAGAGAGTGAGATACGTCTGGGAGAAATACAGAAAGCACTGGCGGTCATGGATAGTGATTTCCGCCAGATGGCGTCCCGTCAGTTTCGCAATCAGGGAGAAGAACCTGGTGCTCAGTTGCTGTGGATGCAAGATGGATTGTTATCTTCAGAGGGGGTTGGAATTCTTTTTACCCGCCATGGCTGGGTGAATCCCCAAATGCAGTTTCCCCGCGGAGATATTATGAAAGTTGGGTACCGTCTGATCGAAGATCGTCTGGAAAGGATTTGGTGGCGTTATCCCGATACAGTGGCTGGTGATAACGGCATTGGCCGGCCATTGTTGACCCAGGTTGAATCGATGAGTTTCCGTTTATATCGCAATCACCAATGGGTTGAACGCTGGGAAGATAAAGGTGTTTTGCCTGAAGCGATCAGTGTGAAACTGACCCTGAAAGATTACGGACAGATTGAGCGGATTTATCTGGTTGCCGGAAGTGAACTGAGTTTATCAAATGTATCCGATTAG
- the gspK gene encoding type II secretion system minor pseudopilin GspK — protein MYPIRSLRKQRGVALIIVLLLLAMMVSIAATMSERLFTQYHRSGNQLRYQQAYWYSLGVEALAKSAIEQSYEDDDEAVNLSQPWAVKDKEYPLDFGTVEGSIRDMQSCLNVNVLSGIEWNPADTGTPYLIQTLQHLIESVESDSYQAEIAANSIWEFIDTNRSINTTSGVEDNFYESMSPAYDAPDSLLADVDELRAVQGVSGKIMMKSIPYLCALPTKEWRLNVNTLSVEQANILAAMFYPYLSSSAAAQLIENRPYSGWSSLDDFLEQGELSGVDETVKSYATGYLGVDSHYFELDAQVMVDDARVRVRSLMFSKDRKDVTVIRRRYGGERERISARPAE, from the coding sequence ATGTATCCGATTAGATCGTTGAGAAAACAACGCGGCGTTGCCCTGATCATTGTGTTGCTGTTACTGGCAATGATGGTTTCTATTGCTGCTACGATGTCGGAACGCTTATTCACTCAGTATCATCGTTCCGGGAATCAACTCAGATATCAGCAGGCTTATTGGTATAGTCTGGGGGTAGAAGCATTAGCGAAATCGGCGATTGAGCAGAGTTATGAAGATGATGATGAAGCTGTGAATCTGAGTCAGCCCTGGGCTGTGAAAGATAAAGAATATCCGTTGGATTTCGGGACTGTTGAAGGAAGCATTCGGGATATGCAGTCTTGCCTGAATGTGAATGTCCTGTCTGGGATTGAGTGGAATCCTGCCGATACGGGAACACCTTATCTGATTCAGACGCTACAGCATTTGATTGAGTCAGTGGAAAGCGATAGTTATCAGGCAGAGATCGCCGCAAACTCTATCTGGGAATTTATTGATACAAATCGTTCGATTAATACAACCAGTGGTGTAGAAGATAATTTTTATGAGTCGATGTCACCGGCATATGATGCACCTGACAGTTTGTTGGCCGATGTTGACGAATTAAGAGCAGTACAAGGTGTCAGCGGTAAAATCATGATGAAAAGCATTCCTTACTTATGTGCTTTACCAACTAAGGAGTGGCGGCTAAACGTCAATACACTTTCTGTAGAACAGGCAAATATTTTAGCTGCAATGTTTTACCCTTATCTTAGTTCGTCGGCTGCAGCTCAGTTGATTGAAAACCGTCCTTATTCCGGATGGAGCAGCTTAGATGACTTTTTGGAGCAGGGAGAGCTGAGTGGTGTCGATGAGACTGTAAAATCATACGCAACCGGGTATCTTGGTGTCGACAGCCATTATTTCGAGTTAGACGCTCAGGTTATGGTCGATGATGCCCGGGTGAGGGTGCGGAGTTTAATGTTTAGTAAAGATAGAAAAGATGTGACGGTCATTCGCCGTCGCTATGGAGGAGAGCGTGAGCGAATATCTGCTCGTCCGGCTGAGTAA